The Equus caballus isolate H_3958 breed thoroughbred chromosome 22, TB-T2T, whole genome shotgun sequence genome window below encodes:
- the LOC106782421 gene encoding BPI fold-containing family B member 1 isoform X2, which yields MAGPWTFALCGLLAATLVRATLSPAAVLSLSPEVIEGKLTQKLKDHDAVDILWRLPLLSTMREKPAGGNPILGSLVTFLMKYIIWLKVTSANILQLQIQPSADGQELVVKVPLDMAAGFNMPLVKSIVEMHMETEAQAIIRVETSERGGTLVLRNCSNSPGSLRLSLLRRFSFLVNSLADKVMSFLLPTLPTLVKSQLCPVIEAAFEDMREDLLHLVRVPVSLSSDHLQFDLLSPAIKHDVIQLHLQAKLSDSQGKVTKWFNESAVSLTMPTLEGEPFSLTIRQDVVNAAVAALVPPEELMVLLDYVLPELALRLKSSIKVINEKAADQLGPTQIVKIVTQETPELLLDQGRAKVAQLIVLEVFATSEVRRPFFTLGIEASSEAQFYTKGDQLVLNLNEISANRIHLMNSGIGLFDPELLKDITAEMLTSALLPNENGKLSSGIPVSMVKALGFEAASCSLTNDALVVTPASS from the exons ATGGCCGGTCCGTGGACCTTCGCCCTCTGTGGTTTGCTGGCAGCCACCTTGGTCCGAGCCACCCTCAGCCCCGCTGCGGTTCTCAGCCTCAGCCCAGAAGTCATTGAAGGAA AGCTGACACAGAAGCTGAAGGACCACGATGCTGTCGACATCCTCTGGCGGCTGCCGCTGCTCAGCACCATGCGGGAGAAGCCGGCCGGGGGCAACCCCATTCTAGGCAGCCTGGTGACCTTCCTCATGAAGTATATCATCTG GCTGAAAGTCACCTCAGCCAACATCCTCCAGCTGCAGATACAACCTTCAGCCGACGGCCAGGAGCTGGTGGTCAAGGTCCCCCTAGACATGGCAGCTGGATTCAACAT GCCCCTGGTCAAGAGTATTGTGGAGATGCACATGGAGACGGAGGCCCAGGCCATCATCCGAGTGGAGACCAGCGAGAGGGGCGGCACTCTCGTCCTCCGCAACTGCTCCAACAGTCCGGGGAGCCTGCGCCTCAGCCTGCTCCGTCG CTTCTCCTTCCTGGTCAACTCCTTAGCCGACAAGGTCATGAGCTTCCTGCTGCCAACCCTGCCCACGCTGGTGAAAAGCCAG CTGTGTCCCGTGATCGAGGCAGCCTTTGAGGACATGCGTGAGGACCTCCTGCACCTGGTGAGGG TGCCCGTTTCCCTCAGCTCTGACCACCTGCAGTTTGACCTTCTGTCTCCTGCCATCAAGCATGATGTCATCCAGCTCCACCTGCAG GCCAAGTTGTCGGACTCACAGGGAAAAGTGACCAAGTGGTTCAATGAGTCTGCAGTCTCCCTGACGATGCCCACCCTGGAAGGCGAACCTTTCAGCCTCACCATAAGGCAGGATGTGGTGAATGCTGCAGTCGCTGCCTTGGTCCCTCCGGAAGAACTCATGGTCCTGTTGGACTATGTG CTTCCTGAGCTGGCCCTCCGGCTAAAGTCGAGCATTAAGGTGATCAATGAAAAG GCTGCAGATCAGCTTGGACCCACACAGATCGTGAAGATCGTAACTCAGGAGACCCCAGAGCTCCTTCTGGACCAGGGCAGAGCCAAGGTGGCCCAGTTGATTGTGCTGGAAGTGTTTGCCACCAGTGAAGTCCGCCGCCCCTTCTTCACCCTGGGCATC GAAGCCAGCTCGGAAGCGCAGTTTTACACCAAAGGTGACCAACTTGTGCTCAACCTTAATGAAATCAG CGCCAATCGAATCCACCTAATGAACTCCGGCATTGGCCTGTTCGAC CCTGAACTTCTGAAAGACATCACCGCTGAGATGCTCACCTCCGCCCTGCTGCCGAATGAAAACG GCAAATTAAGTTCTGGGATCCCAGTGTCAATGGTGAAGGCCTTGGGATTCGAGGCAGCCTCATGTTCTCTGACCAAT GATGCCCTCGTGGTCACCCCGGCCTCCTCGTAG
- the LOC106782421 gene encoding BPI fold-containing family B member 1 isoform X1, with amino-acid sequence MAGPWTFALCGLLAATLVRATLSPAAVLSLSPEVIEGKLTQKLKDHDAVDILWRLPLLSTMREKPAGGNPILGSLVTFLMKYIIWLKVTSANILQLQIQPSADGQELVVKVPLDMAAGFNMPLVKSIVEMHMETEAQAIIRVETSERGGTLVLRNCSNSPGSLRLSLLRRFSFLVNSLADKVMSFLLPTLPTLVKSQLCPVIEAAFEDMREDLLHLVRAVPVSLSSDHLQFDLLSPAIKHDVIQLHLQAKLSDSQGKVTKWFNESAVSLTMPTLEGEPFSLTIRQDVVNAAVAALVPPEELMVLLDYVLPELALRLKSSIKVINEKAADQLGPTQIVKIVTQETPELLLDQGRAKVAQLIVLEVFATSEVRRPFFTLGIEASSEAQFYTKGDQLVLNLNEISANRIHLMNSGIGLFDPELLKDITAEMLTSALLPNENGKLSSGIPVSMVKALGFEAASCSLTNDALVVTPASS; translated from the exons ATGGCCGGTCCGTGGACCTTCGCCCTCTGTGGTTTGCTGGCAGCCACCTTGGTCCGAGCCACCCTCAGCCCCGCTGCGGTTCTCAGCCTCAGCCCAGAAGTCATTGAAGGAA AGCTGACACAGAAGCTGAAGGACCACGATGCTGTCGACATCCTCTGGCGGCTGCCGCTGCTCAGCACCATGCGGGAGAAGCCGGCCGGGGGCAACCCCATTCTAGGCAGCCTGGTGACCTTCCTCATGAAGTATATCATCTG GCTGAAAGTCACCTCAGCCAACATCCTCCAGCTGCAGATACAACCTTCAGCCGACGGCCAGGAGCTGGTGGTCAAGGTCCCCCTAGACATGGCAGCTGGATTCAACAT GCCCCTGGTCAAGAGTATTGTGGAGATGCACATGGAGACGGAGGCCCAGGCCATCATCCGAGTGGAGACCAGCGAGAGGGGCGGCACTCTCGTCCTCCGCAACTGCTCCAACAGTCCGGGGAGCCTGCGCCTCAGCCTGCTCCGTCG CTTCTCCTTCCTGGTCAACTCCTTAGCCGACAAGGTCATGAGCTTCCTGCTGCCAACCCTGCCCACGCTGGTGAAAAGCCAG CTGTGTCCCGTGATCGAGGCAGCCTTTGAGGACATGCGTGAGGACCTCCTGCACCTGGTGAGGG CAGTGCCCGTTTCCCTCAGCTCTGACCACCTGCAGTTTGACCTTCTGTCTCCTGCCATCAAGCATGATGTCATCCAGCTCCACCTGCAG GCCAAGTTGTCGGACTCACAGGGAAAAGTGACCAAGTGGTTCAATGAGTCTGCAGTCTCCCTGACGATGCCCACCCTGGAAGGCGAACCTTTCAGCCTCACCATAAGGCAGGATGTGGTGAATGCTGCAGTCGCTGCCTTGGTCCCTCCGGAAGAACTCATGGTCCTGTTGGACTATGTG CTTCCTGAGCTGGCCCTCCGGCTAAAGTCGAGCATTAAGGTGATCAATGAAAAG GCTGCAGATCAGCTTGGACCCACACAGATCGTGAAGATCGTAACTCAGGAGACCCCAGAGCTCCTTCTGGACCAGGGCAGAGCCAAGGTGGCCCAGTTGATTGTGCTGGAAGTGTTTGCCACCAGTGAAGTCCGCCGCCCCTTCTTCACCCTGGGCATC GAAGCCAGCTCGGAAGCGCAGTTTTACACCAAAGGTGACCAACTTGTGCTCAACCTTAATGAAATCAG CGCCAATCGAATCCACCTAATGAACTCCGGCATTGGCCTGTTCGAC CCTGAACTTCTGAAAGACATCACCGCTGAGATGCTCACCTCCGCCCTGCTGCCGAATGAAAACG GCAAATTAAGTTCTGGGATCCCAGTGTCAATGGTGAAGGCCTTGGGATTCGAGGCAGCCTCATGTTCTCTGACCAAT GATGCCCTCGTGGTCACCCCGGCCTCCTCGTAG